One Pararhizobium sp. IMCC3301 DNA segment encodes these proteins:
- a CDS encoding VOC family protein, giving the protein MNMNAPEIATLEHVNVTVSDPFKTAQMLCDLFDWTIRWHGEAIHGGTTVHVGSEDTYLAVYSLGEMKQGRDDSYSTRGGLNHIGIVVADLGAVEEKVLAMGFKTHSHADYEPGRRFYFRDADLIEFEVVSYVA; this is encoded by the coding sequence ATGAATATGAATGCCCCTGAAATCGCAACGCTGGAACATGTCAATGTTACTGTCAGTGACCCTTTTAAAACCGCACAGATGCTGTGCGATCTGTTCGACTGGACAATCCGCTGGCATGGCGAGGCGATCCATGGCGGAACAACCGTACATGTTGGCTCCGAGGATACCTATCTTGCGGTCTATTCGCTGGGTGAAATGAAACAGGGCAGGGATGACAGTTATTCAACACGCGGCGGACTGAATCATATCGGCATTGTGGTAGCCGATCTGGGTGCGGTGGAGGAAAAGGTTCTGGCAATGGGCTTCAAGACCCATTCCCATGCTGATTATGAGCCCGGCCGGCGGTTTTACTTTCGCGATGCCGACCTGATCGAATTTGAAGTGGTAAGCTATGTTGCATGA
- the soxR gene encoding redox-sensitive transcriptional activator SoxR, translating to MKPTDRLSIGQLADRTGLSVSAIRYYETQNLIESERNSGGQRRFLRSDIRRLSFVQITQQFGFSIEQIRTLLDTLPHGRTPNKADWRRISRSIRMHLDSRIETLERLRDNLDGCIGCGCLSLRKCALYNPDDQAGANGVGPRYLLGERPKPVAK from the coding sequence ATGAAACCCACTGATCGGCTTTCAATTGGCCAACTGGCAGATCGCACAGGGCTGTCCGTGTCGGCAATCCGTTATTACGAAACGCAGAATCTGATCGAATCAGAGCGCAATTCAGGCGGGCAAAGGCGCTTTCTGCGTTCCGATATCAGGCGTCTGTCCTTTGTCCAGATCACTCAGCAATTCGGGTTTTCCATCGAGCAGATCAGAACGCTTCTGGACACGCTGCCACATGGGCGGACGCCCAACAAGGCCGACTGGCGGCGGATCAGCCGCAGCATCCGCATGCATCTCGACAGCCGGATCGAAACTCTGGAACGGCTGCGCGACAATCTGGATGGCTGTATCGGCTGCGGCTGCCTGTCGCTGCGCAAATGCGCCCTGTACAATCCCGACGATCAGGCGGGTGCCAATGGTGTCGGCCCAAGATACCTGCTCGGCGAGCGGCCAAAACCCGTGGCAAAATAA
- the ubiG gene encoding bifunctional 2-polyprenyl-6-hydroxyphenol methylase/3-demethylubiquinol 3-O-methyltransferase UbiG, which yields MVDKTDTGKTTIDAAEVERFSKMATEWWDPSGKFKPLHKFNPVRLAYIKDKVSSHFGRDISAIDTFNNLRVLDIGCGGGLLCEPMARLGADVVGVDPSATNINVATLHAGQSGLAIDYRASSAEALAAQGETFDVILNMEVVEHVADVPLFLSQCAKMLRPGGLMFVATINRTLKAWGLAIIGAEHVLRWLPKGTHQYEKLVRPEEIKAPLSSQGLTILETQGVFYNLLHDQWQLSGDTDVNYMMLAERPSA from the coding sequence ATGGTTGACAAGACTGACACCGGCAAAACCACCATCGACGCTGCAGAAGTGGAGCGGTTTTCGAAAATGGCCACGGAATGGTGGGACCCCAGTGGAAAATTCAAGCCGCTGCATAAATTCAATCCGGTCCGCCTTGCCTATATCAAGGATAAGGTATCAAGCCATTTTGGCCGCGATATCAGCGCAATCGATACCTTCAACAATTTGCGCGTTCTCGATATCGGCTGTGGCGGCGGATTATTATGCGAGCCGATGGCGCGTCTGGGCGCGGATGTGGTTGGTGTCGACCCCTCGGCCACCAATATCAATGTCGCCACGCTGCATGCCGGTCAAAGCGGTCTTGCCATCGATTATCGCGCATCCAGCGCCGAAGCGTTGGCGGCGCAAGGCGAGACTTTTGATGTGATTCTCAACATGGAAGTGGTGGAGCACGTCGCCGACGTACCGCTGTTTCTGTCCCAATGCGCTAAAATGCTGCGCCCTGGCGGTTTGATGTTTGTCGCCACCATCAACCGCACCCTGAAAGCCTGGGGCCTGGCCATCATCGGTGCAGAACATGTTCTCAGATGGCTGCCAAAGGGCACGCATCAATACGAAAAACTGGTGCGGCCGGAAGAAATCAAAGCGCCTTTGAGCAGCCAGGGCCTGACCATTCTGGAAACACAGGGCGTGTTCTACAATCTGCTGCACGATCAATGGCAATTGTCTGGCGATACCGATGTCAATTACATGATGCTGGCGGAACGGCCGAGCGCATAG
- a CDS encoding SDR family NAD(P)-dependent oxidoreductase, with protein MGHFTGKTALITGASGNLGEETARRMAADGASLVLLGRNSAALEALSEMLPGSHMVAALDLLDRDAVAAAVAQAESRFAAVDCLIALAGGFDMGKRVDEAPLQAWQRMQELNLGTFLSALAAVTPGMKQRGTGKIIAVGASAALKGGAGMGPYVAAKSAVMRATESASAELKQNNINVNAVLPSVLDTPENRKAMPKADPEKWVRLDKLAAVIVFLASPDSDAIHGALIPVTGKS; from the coding sequence ATGGGTCATTTTACTGGCAAGACTGCACTGATTACCGGCGCCTCGGGCAATCTTGGCGAGGAAACCGCCCGGCGCATGGCCGCAGACGGTGCCTCTCTGGTGTTGCTGGGCAGAAACAGCGCGGCGCTTGAGGCATTGAGTGAAATGCTGCCCGGCTCGCATATGGTGGCGGCACTGGATCTGCTGGACCGGGACGCCGTTGCCGCTGCGGTCGCGCAGGCGGAAAGCCGGTTTGCAGCTGTCGATTGTCTGATTGCACTTGCCGGCGGATTTGATATGGGCAAGCGGGTGGATGAAGCGCCGCTGCAGGCCTGGCAAAGGATGCAGGAGCTTAATCTGGGGACATTCCTATCCGCGTTGGCTGCGGTGACGCCGGGCATGAAACAGCGCGGCACCGGAAAAATTATTGCCGTTGGCGCCTCCGCCGCGCTGAAAGGCGGGGCTGGCATGGGGCCTTATGTGGCAGCCAAGTCCGCCGTCATGCGCGCCACCGAAAGCGCCTCTGCGGAATTGAAGCAAAACAATATCAATGTGAATGCCGTTCTGCCCAGTGTTCTGGACACGCCGGAAAACCGGAAAGCGATGCCGAAGGCAGATCCGGAGAAATGGGTCAGGCTTGACAAGCTGGCAGCGGTCATAGTGTTTTTGGCGTCACCGGACAGTGATGCCATTCATGGCGCTCTGATCCCGGTGACCGGAAAGTCATGA
- a CDS encoding aspartate kinase, with amino-acid sequence MARLVMKFGGTSVADLDRIRNVARHVQREINAGHQVAVVVSAMSGTTNELVGWCREASAFHDAREYDAVVAAGEQVTAGLLAIILQNLEIDARSWLGWQIPILTDGAHGVARITGIDGARLIERLEINQVAVIAGFQGIGPDNRISTLGRGGSDTSAVAIAAAINADRCDIYTDVDGVYTTDPRMVPGARRMARVAFEEMLEMASLGAKVLQVRSVELAMVHNVPMVVRSSFDDPEAIDSSPGATPPGTLICDEEAFMEQQLVTGIAYSKDEAKITLRRVADRPGVAAAIFLPLSQGNVNVDMIVQNISEDGKTTDITFTVPQGDFARARKVIDDQRESGEISCELVSGSEDVVKVSVIGIGMRSHAGVAAQAFNALAEKGINIQLITTSEIKISILIDAAYTELAVRSLHSLYGLDKKQD; translated from the coding sequence ATGGCCCGACTTGTGATGAAATTCGGCGGTACCTCAGTTGCCGATCTCGACCGTATCAGGAATGTGGCGCGCCATGTTCAGCGCGAGATCAATGCGGGCCACCAGGTTGCTGTCGTCGTATCCGCCATGTCCGGCACAACCAATGAACTGGTCGGCTGGTGCCGTGAAGCCAGTGCGTTTCATGATGCGCGTGAATATGATGCGGTCGTGGCGGCCGGGGAACAGGTCACTGCTGGACTGCTGGCGATCATATTGCAGAACCTAGAAATTGATGCACGGTCCTGGCTCGGATGGCAGATCCCGATCCTGACCGATGGCGCCCACGGCGTGGCCCGGATTACCGGTATTGATGGCGCGCGTCTGATCGAACGCCTTGAGATCAACCAGGTGGCGGTGATTGCGGGTTTTCAGGGGATTGGCCCGGACAACCGGATTTCCACACTGGGACGTGGCGGCTCGGATACCAGTGCTGTTGCCATTGCTGCGGCGATCAACGCGGACCGCTGCGATATCTATACCGATGTGGACGGGGTCTACACAACCGATCCGCGCATGGTGCCGGGGGCCAGACGGATGGCGCGGGTTGCCTTTGAGGAAATGCTTGAGATGGCTTCTCTGGGAGCAAAAGTGCTACAGGTGCGTTCGGTGGAACTGGCGATGGTGCATAATGTGCCGATGGTTGTGCGGTCCAGTTTCGATGATCCGGAGGCGATCGATTCCAGTCCCGGCGCAACGCCGCCGGGAACCCTGATTTGTGATGAAGAGGCATTTATGGAACAGCAATTGGTAACCGGCATTGCCTACAGCAAAGATGAGGCGAAAATTACATTGCGACGCGTGGCAGACCGGCCGGGTGTGGCGGCTGCAATTTTTCTTCCGCTGTCGCAAGGCAATGTCAATGTCGACATGATCGTCCAGAATATTTCTGAAGACGGCAAAACCACTGACATCACCTTCACCGTACCGCAGGGCGACTTCGCCCGTGCCCGGAAAGTCATCGATGATCAGCGCGAAAGCGGGGAAATCAGCTGCGAATTGGTGTCCGGCTCTGAGGATGTCGTCAAAGTCTCGGTGATCGGCATCGGCATGCGCTCGCACGCAGGCGTCGCGGCACAGGCGTTCAATGCTCTGGCGGAAAAAGGCATCAATATTCAGCTTATCACCACATCCGAAATCAAGATTTCGATTCTGATCGATGCGGCCTATACTGAACTTGCGGTACGGTCCTTGCATAGTCTTTACGGCCTCGACAAAAAGCAGGACTGA
- the prfA gene encoding peptide chain release factor 1, producing the protein MSAATLPQEKLNALVNRLSVIEAEMVHNPDPEKYVALSQEYAELDPVVAQIRALKAAEAEHADLEEMLGDPEMDADMRAMAQEEERSLGELLEALSHQVRLLLLPKDAADQKNAMLEIRAGTGGDEAALFAGTLYRMYERYAANHGWAVELISASEGDVGGFKEIIAKISGKGVFARLKFESGVHRVQRVPETESGGRIHTSAATVAVLPEAQEVDIEIRSEDLRIDTMRASGAGGQHVNTTDSAVRITHIPSGVVVVQAEKSQHQNRARGMEVLRARLYDMERQKLAEERAENRKGQVGSGDRSERIRTYNFPQGRVTDHRINLTLYKLDKVIEGESLDDIIDALITEDQAELLASLGNES; encoded by the coding sequence ATGTCTGCTGCCACATTGCCTCAGGAAAAGCTCAATGCGCTGGTCAATCGCCTCAGCGTGATTGAAGCCGAAATGGTGCATAATCCTGACCCCGAAAAATATGTCGCCCTGTCGCAGGAATATGCCGAACTTGATCCGGTTGTGGCCCAGATCCGGGCGCTGAAAGCGGCAGAAGCCGAACATGCCGATCTGGAGGAAATGCTGGGTGATCCTGAGATGGACGCGGATATGCGCGCCATGGCCCAGGAGGAAGAGCGCTCGCTTGGCGAATTGCTCGAGGCCCTCAGCCATCAGGTGCGCCTGCTGCTGCTGCCCAAGGATGCGGCGGACCAAAAAAATGCCATGCTGGAAATACGCGCCGGCACCGGCGGCGATGAAGCGGCACTGTTTGCCGGAACCCTTTATCGCATGTATGAGCGCTATGCAGCCAACCATGGCTGGGCGGTGGAGTTGATTTCAGCCAGTGAAGGCGATGTCGGCGGATTCAAAGAAATCATCGCCAAGATTTCCGGCAAGGGCGTGTTTGCCAGACTGAAGTTTGAATCCGGGGTTCACCGGGTCCAGCGCGTGCCGGAAACAGAATCCGGAGGCCGCATTCATACATCCGCTGCCACCGTTGCCGTGCTGCCCGAGGCTCAGGAAGTTGACATTGAAATCCGCAGTGAGGATTTGCGCATTGATACGATGCGGGCTTCAGGTGCCGGTGGTCAGCACGTCAATACAACCGATTCGGCGGTGCGCATAACCCACATCCCAAGTGGTGTGGTGGTGGTTCAGGCGGAAAAATCGCAACACCAGAACCGGGCCAGAGGGATGGAAGTGCTGCGGGCGCGACTGTATGACATGGAGCGCCAGAAACTGGCAGAGGAACGCGCTGAAAACCGCAAGGGCCAAGTTGGCTCCGGTGACCGGTCGGAGCGTATCCGCACCTATAATTTCCCTCAGGGAAGGGTGACTGATCACAGGATCAATCTGACGCTTTACAAGCTCGATAAGGTGATTGAGGGTGAATCGCTCGATGATATTATCGATGCTCTGATTACAGAAGATCAGGCTGAGCTTCTGGCCAGTCTTGGTAACGAGAGCTGA
- the ptsP gene encoding phosphoenolpyruvate--protein phosphotransferase: protein MSGANAGPRLLLRSLRATMAEPIGAQERLDKVASLIASNMVAEVCSIYALRADRALELYATEGLNRDAVHQTTLRIGEGLVGLIASDARPLNLPEARNHPQFAYRPETGEDLYHSFLGVPILRAGRLVGVLVVQNATQRSYAEDEVEALQTTAMVIAEVLASAELGGLSGAGGDLDIRQACHFSGTSLSEGIGLGTVVLHEPRVIVTELIAEDIATELRRLDAAIASLRLSVDDMLARGDMAAGGAHREVLEAYRMFANDQGWARRIKEAVQSGLTAEAAVERVHNQTRARMKRQANEPYMLDRLHDFEDLANRLLRVLMGRPQSDMSAELPENAILIARTMGAAELLDYNRSNLRGLVLEESAPTSHVSIVARALGLPSVGRAIDVVALAEAGDDIIIDGDAGEVHLRPTPEIVHSYGEKVRFRARRMERFRANRNLPSISKDGVHVDLLMNAGLLVDMDHLEEAGAAGIGLFRTELQFMVASSFPKMAEQQALYEQVLDHAKGKPVTFRSIDVGGDKVLPYLRMDVEENPAMGWRAIRLGLDRPGLMRAQIRALLLAARDNELRLMFPMITEISELRKARLAVEREIDHVRRHYDVPPPKLQLGAMLEVPALLYQLDELFDVADFVSVGSNDLLQFMTASDRGNSRVAERFDSIGCPYFRALKQACDAAGRAGKSISLCGDLAGRPLAAMGLIGIGFRQISMSPAQIGPVKEMLRALPVETLQLKFTEWLTDGPENPGLRGLLEDFAKTHQVPY, encoded by the coding sequence ATGTCCGGAGCAAATGCGGGGCCGCGCTTGTTGCTCCGCAGCCTGCGGGCGACAATGGCGGAACCCATCGGGGCGCAGGAACGGCTCGATAAAGTCGCAAGCCTGATCGCTTCCAATATGGTGGCAGAAGTCTGCTCGATCTATGCATTGCGCGCAGACCGGGCTTTGGAACTGTATGCCACCGAAGGCCTCAACCGGGATGCGGTGCATCAGACGACGCTGCGTATTGGCGAGGGGCTTGTCGGTCTGATCGCCTCCGATGCGCGGCCTCTGAACTTGCCGGAAGCCCGTAATCATCCGCAATTCGCCTACCGGCCCGAAACCGGCGAGGATCTGTACCATTCGTTTCTGGGCGTGCCTATATTACGGGCAGGGCGCCTGGTTGGTGTGCTTGTGGTGCAGAATGCGACACAGCGCAGCTACGCGGAAGATGAGGTGGAAGCGCTGCAGACGACGGCGATGGTCATTGCTGAAGTGCTGGCCTCTGCTGAATTGGGCGGCCTGTCGGGAGCCGGCGGCGATCTTGATATCCGCCAGGCCTGCCATTTTTCCGGTACGAGCCTGTCGGAAGGCATCGGGCTTGGCACGGTTGTGCTGCACGAGCCCCGGGTGATCGTGACAGAACTGATTGCGGAAGATATCGCCACCGAACTGCGGCGGCTTGATGCAGCCATTGCAAGCCTGCGGCTGTCGGTGGATGACATGCTGGCGCGCGGCGACATGGCGGCCGGAGGCGCGCATCGCGAGGTGCTGGAAGCCTATCGGATGTTTGCCAATGATCAGGGCTGGGCCAGGCGAATCAAGGAAGCGGTACAGTCCGGTCTGACTGCGGAAGCGGCTGTTGAGCGTGTCCACAACCAGACACGGGCACGCATGAAGCGGCAGGCCAACGAGCCCTATATGCTCGACCGGCTGCATGATTTTGAGGATCTGGCGAACCGGCTGTTGCGCGTCCTTATGGGCCGACCGCAATCCGACATGTCCGCCGAACTGCCGGAAAATGCCATTCTGATCGCCCGCACCATGGGGGCTGCGGAACTGCTGGATTATAACCGCTCCAACCTGCGTGGCCTGGTGCTGGAGGAAAGCGCGCCGACCAGCCATGTCAGCATTGTTGCCCGCGCTCTGGGACTGCCCAGCGTTGGCCGTGCGATCGATGTGGTGGCACTGGCGGAGGCCGGAGATGACATTATCATCGATGGCGATGCTGGCGAGGTACATCTGCGTCCGACGCCGGAAATCGTGCATTCCTATGGCGAGAAGGTGCGCTTTCGGGCCCGGCGAATGGAGCGGTTTCGGGCAAACCGCAATCTGCCCAGCATCAGCAAGGATGGCGTGCATGTCGACCTGCTGATGAATGCCGGACTGCTGGTCGATATGGACCATCTGGAAGAGGCCGGGGCAGCGGGAATCGGGCTGTTCCGCACCGAGCTGCAATTCATGGTGGCCTCGTCATTTCCAAAAATGGCTGAACAGCAGGCGCTCTATGAGCAGGTGCTCGACCACGCCAAAGGAAAACCAGTCACTTTCCGCTCGATTGATGTGGGCGGCGACAAGGTGCTGCCATATCTGCGCATGGATGTGGAGGAAAATCCGGCAATGGGATGGCGGGCGATTCGGCTGGGGCTTGACCGGCCAGGGCTGATGCGCGCTCAGATCAGGGCCTTGCTGCTGGCTGCCAGAGACAATGAGTTGCGGCTCATGTTTCCGATGATCACCGAAATCTCCGAACTGCGAAAAGCCCGGCTTGCTGTCGAGCGGGAAATCGACCATGTCAGGCGGCATTACGATGTGCCGCCGCCGAAATTGCAACTCGGTGCCATGCTTGAGGTTCCAGCGCTGCTGTATCAGCTTGACGAGCTGTTCGATGTGGCCGATTTTGTGTCGGTCGGGTCGAATGATCTATTGCAATTCATGACGGCCAGTGATCGCGGTAACAGCCGTGTTGCCGAACGGTTTGATTCAATTGGCTGCCCCTATTTCCGGGCGCTGAAACAAGCTTGCGATGCCGCCGGAAGAGCCGGCAAATCGATCTCCCTGTGTGGTGATCTGGCCGGGCGGCCATTGGCGGCAATGGGTCTGATCGGCATTGGTTTCCGGCAGATTTCCATGTCCCCTGCGCAGATCGGCCCGGTCAAGGAAATGCTGCGGGCATTGCCGGTTGAAACGCTGCAACTGAAATTCACGGAATGGCTGACAGACGGGCCGGAAAATCCCGGCCTGCGGGGTTTGCTGGAAGACTTTGCGAAAACCCATCAGGTACCGTATTAG
- the arfB gene encoding alternative ribosome rescue aminoacyl-tRNA hydrolase ArfB: MEHYPISGSNYISEADFTEQFVRSSGPGGQNVNKVSTAVLLRFDLTHCETLSPYIKSRAAQLAGSRLTKSGEILIQAERFRTQEQNREDARARLLELLKQASQRPKFRKPTRPTLASKKRRLEHKARRGSVKQARKKPNFD; this comes from the coding sequence ATGGAACATTATCCGATCTCCGGCTCTAACTATATTTCCGAAGCTGATTTTACCGAGCAGTTTGTCCGTTCGTCCGGTCCGGGCGGTCAGAACGTCAATAAAGTTTCGACCGCTGTTTTGTTGCGGTTCGATCTGACACACTGCGAAACGCTGTCCCCCTATATCAAATCCCGTGCAGCGCAGCTTGCCGGCAGCCGCCTTACCAAGAGCGGCGAAATTCTGATTCAGGCGGAGCGCTTCCGCACCCAGGAGCAGAATCGAGAGGATGCGCGGGCGCGACTTCTGGAGTTGCTGAAACAAGCCAGTCAGCGGCCCAAATTTCGCAAACCGACGCGTCCGACGCTGGCATCGAAGAAACGTCGGCTGGAACACAAAGCCAGACGCGGATCGGTCAAACAGGCGCGGAAAAAGCCGAATTTCGATTGA
- a CDS encoding exodeoxyribonuclease III produces MAFSIVTWNINSVRLRMPIVQQLLQLWQPDILCLQETKCPNDQFPSAAFKKLGYDHIAAHGQKGYHGVATISRYPFEADADWLEFCEMGDTRHMSTRHAIPGIADPVLLHNFYVPAGGDEPDIVKNPKFDHKLKFLDEMTGHFGERFKDELNIVVGDLNIAPSEHDVWSHKQLLKVVSHTPVEVERLADVFNSGGFVDLVRQHFPEPERLYSWWSYRSKDWETSNRGRRLDHIWSHPEVAKHLSSIDILSEARGWRKPSDHVPIRAVFG; encoded by the coding sequence ATGGCCTTTTCTATCGTCACCTGGAATATCAATTCGGTGCGGCTGCGCATGCCCATTGTGCAGCAATTGCTGCAGCTCTGGCAGCCCGACATTCTCTGCCTTCAGGAAACCAAATGCCCGAATGATCAGTTCCCCAGCGCGGCTTTCAAAAAGCTGGGTTATGACCACATCGCGGCGCATGGGCAAAAGGGTTACCATGGCGTGGCAACGATTTCCCGGTATCCGTTTGAGGCAGACGCGGACTGGCTGGAATTCTGCGAAATGGGCGATACGCGCCACATGTCGACGCGCCATGCTATTCCGGGCATCGCCGACCCGGTGCTGCTGCATAATTTCTATGTTCCGGCAGGCGGTGATGAACCGGACATCGTCAAAAATCCGAAATTTGATCACAAGCTGAAATTTCTCGATGAAATGACCGGTCATTTCGGCGAGCGATTCAAAGACGAATTGAACATTGTGGTGGGGGATCTGAATATTGCGCCCAGCGAGCATGATGTCTGGTCGCACAAGCAGCTTTTGAAGGTTGTCAGTCATACGCCGGTTGAAGTGGAACGGCTTGCAGACGTGTTCAATTCGGGCGGCTTTGTTGATCTGGTGCGCCAGCACTTTCCCGAACCGGAGCGGCTTTATTCATGGTGGAGCTATCGCTCCAAAGACTGGGAAACCTCCAACAGGGGCCGCCGGCTGGATCACATCTGGTCTCATCCCGAAGTGGCAAAACATCTGTCTTCGATCGATATTCTGAGCGAGGCACGGGGCTGGCGGAAGCCGTCGGATCATGTGCCCATCAGGGCGGTATTCGGGTAG